TGCTGGTGACTGGGTCGAGCTGTCTGGGTTGGCCAGGTGCAAAAAGCTTCAGAAGACGAATCACATCCTTATCCGGTCAGATGCATTCGGCAAGGTGGCGCGGGACATGTTCGCAGTGCGTGTTGTCACTTGAGCAAACCTGCTGCTTCATACGCCGCTTTCGCGCCTGGGTGCAGGGCAATCGGTGCCGTCTCGGTTAGCGCCCTGGGTGTCAGCCGGGACAGCGTCGCGTGTGCTGTTTGCAGAAAATCAAAGTTTGCCAGCATCGCGCGCACGATATCACCCGCTTCCTGGTCTGACATCTCTGTTGACGCGATCACAATGACACTGCCGCGGATGGTCTCGATGGCGTCAGGTTCGAAATCATAGGTGTTAGCAGGAATCGTGATGCTTTGTGTTCCAAGTTCCTCATTGAGCTTTACGATGGTCGCCTGGTCGAGCCCGAGCATCCGGAACTCGGTGTCTCTGGCTGCATTGTTGATATGGCTGGATGGAAACGCAAGCATGTTGATAATCAGGTCGGTCTGGCCGTTCTTGACTTGTTCGAGTCCGGTGCTGTAGGAGCCATAGGTGACACGTCCGCCCCAGGTTTCAATGTCCTGGACCGAAATGCCGTATGCTTGGAGAACCGCCTCACCGGTAATGGCCATCAGCGTCCCTTTCTGGTTAAGGGAGACCCGTACGGGCATCTTGTTGGCTTTGATCTGTTCGAGGCTGGTGATGCCGGAGCGTCGCGTAGCCAGAATTTGTACCGCTGCCTGTGGGTCGATCATCGCAATGGCCCGAATATCTCCAAGTGGCTTGGGAAATGGATCGAGACCCTTTTGTGCTCTAAGTGCCATTTGAGCGTGCGCAATGCCGAGTTGAACCTTGCCGGTCGAGGTCAGCAAGAGGTTGCCCGCCTCACGCCCAGGCTCATAGGTGAAGGCAGATCCGGGTATGCCGTCTTGATGGTCTCGCCAATCGCCGTGCCGATCGCGCTCCAGGCGCCGCCGACCGATCCGCCTGCCAGCGTGATTTTATAGGTGCTGTCAGCATTTGCGACTGACAAGGGGCTGACCGTAATGGCCAGGGTGGCTGATAGCAAGGTCGCAAAACGTCTGAAATTCATAATGGGTATCACTCCCTGGCATTCAGGATGCCTGGCTTTAAAAAACTGGTTGTACAGGAACTGGCCCAAAGTCAGGGTCAGGCCCGGCGTATGGATGAGCATCCTGACCGTTCAGAACGCCGTGCCTGATGCCAGTTAGGCTTCTGTGTATCGAGCATCTGCCCGTTTTTGTTTGGGTGCGAGCGTCTCAGGCGGTACACTGACAGGTCTCAGGTGCAAAACAGAAAGCGGGTCTTTCAAGCTAAGAAACCGTTTCGCTTGTATGTTCTCACCTGACCGGATTCAGTTCTGACAGTCGCTTTCATTGTCTGAAATAAATGCTGAATACACGTAAAGCCGGAAAGCAAAGGCTAGGATTAAAAATGTAGCAATCACTACATTTTTAATCCTAGCCTTTTTTTTTGCTTTGCACAACTCGTTTCTTGTGCTCCCAGGATCGTCAGGCTCCATTCGCCCGAATCAAACCTCGGCCAGCCTCTGGTCCAAGGCTGCGTCTGGAATCGTTCACGACTGGCGCCGACTCTGTTGCACGGCTTCCTGCAGGAGCGGTTGCCAGATGATCTCGAGTTCCTGGTTCATGGATCGTGCAAGCCCATCGAGATCGGGCCACAGCGATGCATGGGTGATGTTCATACGATAGAGCTCGCGAATTGATTCCTGCCGCATTTCCTGTTTGAGAATCAGCTGAACCAGCAGGCTGTCCTGTGCTTCGGCTACACGAGTCGGGTTGTTTCGCTGATTGATGTCATGAGAGGCTTGATACCCCTGCAGCAGGTGTTCGATCGACAAATGGAGTTGGCCAGGAATCACGAACAGCCCGGATTGCGCCACCAGTCGGCTATCCATTTCATCCGGTTCGCCAAACCAGATGAGCGGGTACTCATTGCTCAGAAAATACTTTTCCAGATTGTCATTTGCACGCGGATTGATCTTGGTGCGGTTTAGCTCTGGCATGCCTGGCGGACTGAGGTACCAGAGGGCCGGGGTATTGAGACCATAGACGGCCGCATCGCTATTGGCTGAGTGGAGTGCGAAGAAAGCTGCCACAAACGGTGATTTCGTGAAGTCCAGCAGTCGGGTCGCCGCACCGTGGTGTTGCATCATCGCCAGACAGCGCAAGGTGTTGTAGAGAATGCTGTGATCGCTGATGTGAACATGGGCCTTGCGTTTGAAGACCCGGATCGCACGTTTTTCACGGATAGACCAATCGTCGGCAGGACTGCCCAGCAGCATCAGTCGACGCGAGAGGGAACTGTAGAGCGGCAATCCTGATTTTGATTGACCTCGAAACGCCCATTGGTCGAGTTTGGATGTTTCCTCCAGGAACTGCCGCCAGCTGAATACTTCGATGGTTTTCATGACCGGTTCGGTTTGCTTGTTTTCAACGTACTGCCTGCGTCAAGACATTGCTTTGAACTTCAGGTTCGCAAGGGCAGAATGATACGAGATCTGGCATGAAACGGCTTCAGTCCTGATCTGGTACACGTAGCAGTCCCATCATGTGCAAGGTCTGCGTCGTCTCAAAGAGTGGCAGGCCGACAATGCCGGTATAGCTGCCTTCGATCCGGCTCACAAATCCCGCTGCGCTGCCTTGAATGCCATAGGCACCCGCTTTGCCATGCGCCTCACCGCTTGCGACATACGCCCGGATCTGCATCTCACTAAGCTCGGTAAAGGTCACTCTCGAGTGTGACAAGGCGTGCCTTGATTGTCCTTTCCAGAACACCGTTACCGCACTGAACACATCGTGCGTCTGTCCACTGAGTCTGTGCAGGATCTCACGGGCATCCTTGTCGTCTTGCGGTTTGCCCAGAATAGTCTGGTCAATCGCAACAGTCGTGTCACCACTCAAGATAGGCATATCTTCGAGCATAGGCATGTTCTTTGCAACGTGTTCCTGTGCCCGCAGGTTCTTGTCTGCGCTGGTGCGCATCACGTAGTCAATCACAGGTTCGTCTGTCAGTCGGGGTTCGTCGTCAGCCTGCTGAGGCAGGATGAGCCGGTCGACCGGAATGTGCAACTGGCGCAACAGATCCAGCCGGCGAGGGCTGGCAGAGGCCAGAAGCAATTGCGGGGCGTTCAGAATCCACATGGTCACTCCCTGTGATATGGATGATTGGTGGCAATGGAGGCAACCCGATAGATCTGTTCGATCAAGAGCACTTTCACCATGGCATGCGGTAGCGTCATGGCGGAGAGTTGAACCTTGACATCACACGACTGCTTGAACGTGGCGTCGAGTCCGTCCGGCCCTCCGATGATGAATGCGATTTCGGGAGCCTGCAACTGAAAGCGTTCTACCAGATCGTGCAATGCCTGTGTGGTTAGCGCCTTGCCGTGCTCGTCGAGTGCTACTTTGATGCAGTTGCGACCCTTGAGGGCAGCCCCGAGTCGTTCGGCTTCGAGAGCCATGTTTTGCTGTGCCGTCTTGCCGAGCTGCCGAGGTGCCGGTTTGACCTCCCGAAGCTCCAGGTTCCATTCCGACGGCAGGCGCTTGGTGTAGGTCTGCCAGGCCAGTCTGACCCACTCCGGGGTTTTCTGACTGACTGCAAGCACCAGAATCTTCATTTGACCGTGGACTTCACCTTCCTGGCACGCGTGGAAGTCGTACTGGCTGAGGTGCTTGCTTTGGTGCTTGTGGCGCTCGCTTTGGTTGCGGTGGCGGCAGTCGCTTTGGGGGCATCGGCTCCGAGCTTCATACGCACAGGCCTGGCACCCCAGATCTCCTCGAGGTTGTAATACTCACGGATAACCGGTTGCATGATGTGAACAACGATATCGCCAAGGTCCACCAGGACCCATTCGCCGGTGTCATCGCCTTCTCGTGCGATGACCTTGACGCCGAGCTCACGCGCCTTGTCTTCCACACTGGATGCGAGCGCGCGCGTTTGCCGGTTGGACGTACCTGATGCGATGACGACTCTGTCAAACAGACTCGTCTGCTCGGTCGTGTTGAAGACCTTGATGTTCTGTGCCTTGACATCTTCAAGTGCGTCAACAACAGCACGTTGCAGTTTGCGAATATCCATGTATTGAGATTACTCCTGGCCTGATTTCTCGTAAAGCTTGTGTTGTTTGATGTAGTGCGCCACAGCAGGATCGACCAGCTCGTCGAATGACTCGCCACTGGCAATGCGTTGTCGCAAGTCATTGGCTGATACGTCCATGGGCTCGAAAGGCAGGAATTCCACACAGGCCCGTCCTTGCTCGATTTGCTGTGCAAGGGGTGCGGGGATCTCGGGGCTGACTCCGGGTCGGGCAGCAACCAGCAAGGTCACTCGCTGGGCAACATCGCTCCAGCGATGCCAGCTGCAAAAGTTGGCCAGTTGATCGGAGCCTAGAATCCAGTAGTACGTGTGTTTCGGGCTCAGATTCTCAAGGGTGTCGATGGTGTAGGTCGCCCCTGAGCGTTCAAGCTCCATCCGGTTCATGCTCAGAGCCGCGATGCCATTGATCGCGATCTCGATCATCTCGGCCCGCTGCTGCGGGGTCGCATGCAGGGAAGGCTTTTGCCAGGGTTGCCCGGCGGGTATGAGCTGAACCTCGTCAAGGTGGCGATTGTGAAGGGCTGCCAGCGCGAGCGCAATGTGAGCCTTGTGAATCGGATCGAAACTGCCTCCTAGCAGACCAATACGCATTAAAACCAGTCCCTGGGTTTGAGATAATCGTAAAGTTTTGCTTCGGGACTGCCCGGCTCGGCGTGCCAGTCATAGCGCCAGTTGGCAACCGGCGGCATGGATAGCAGGATCGACTCCGTGCGACCACCGGATTGAAGTCCGAACAGGGTGCCCCGGTCAAAAACCAGATTGAATTCCACATAGCGTCCGCGGCGGTACAGTTGAAACTCGCGCTCACGCTCACCATATGGAAAGTCCCGTCGTTTTACCACGATGGGCAGGTAGGCGTGAAGAAATGCATCGCCGACCGAGCGCGTGATGGCAAACGATTTCTCGAATCCGGGCTCATTCAAGTCGTCAAAGAACACACCGCCCACACCACGGGTCTCGTCCCGGTGCTTCAGATAGAAATACTCGTCGCACCAGCGCTTGTAGGCTGGATAGAGTATCGGGTCGTGGGCATCGAGCGCCTCTTTGCAGCTCCGGTGAAAGTGCTGAACATCTTCTTCAAACACATAGTAGGGCGTGAGATCCATGCCGCCACCAAACCAGAAGATGTCGCGGTCAGTCGTGCCTGGCGCAGCGTATGCAACGAACATCCGAACGTTCATGTGCGTGGTTGGCACGAAAGGGTTTTCGGGGTGCAGCACCATGGAAACGCCCATGGCTTCCCATCGCCGCCCGGCAACCATGGGACGGTGAGCCGTGGCCGATGCCGGCAGCTGATCCCCCATCACATGACTGAACAGTACCCCCGCGCGCTCAAAAAGCGTTGCATTTTCTGTGAGTCTTGATATGCCACCACCGCCCTCGGGGCGTATCCACTGATCAGTCCGGAAGGCGGAACCGTCAGCCGCTTCCAGGGCAGACACGATACGGTTTTGCAATCCCAGAAAATACTGGTGCACGGCTGGCACATCGACTTTCATGTCGGGCGTTTGTTCTGAGGTGTTCAACGCTTGATTGCTCGCCACGCGATGTCCTTTCTGTACTGCGCACCCTCAAACGAGATCCTTTCCAGGGCTGTGTAGGCGCGTTCACGCGCCGCCTGCACAGAGTCACCAAGTGCCGTTACACATAAAACCCGTCCGGAGCTGGTTTGCACGTTGCCGTCCACTAGCGCCGTTCCCGCATGAAATACCACCATTTCGTCGCGTGCGTCCATGACCTCACGTAGCCCGTGAATCACGTCACCAGTGCGTACTTTGCCTGGATAACCCGCACTGGCCATCACTACGCCGAGTGCCGTGCGCGGATCCCATTGCAGTGAGATCTGGTCGAGCGTGCCAGCCACCGCCGCTTGCACGGCATCAAGAAGGTCGCTTTGCAGGCGCATCATGATGGGTTGCGTTTCGGGATCCCCCATTCTGCAGTTGAATTCGAGCACACCGATCGGGCGTGTTTCATCGTCGCCGTCACCAATCATGACGCCGGCATACAGAAAACCCCGGTAGGAGATTCCGTCTGCTGCCATGCCAGCAATCGTGGGTTCGATGACTTCCTTCATGATGCGCTCATGCAGGACCGGGCTGACAACCGGCGCCGGGGAGTAGGCTCCCATTCCACCTGTATTCGGGCCTTGATCCCCGTCGAGCAATCGCTTGTGATCCTGACTGCTGGCCAGGGGCAGGATGTGTTTGCCGTCGGCCATGACAATGAAACTGGCTTCCTCTCCGGTCAGGCATGCTTCGATGACCACGCGCGCACCGGCCTGGCCAAGTGAACTGTCACCCAGCATCGCCTGAACAGCATCATGGGCTTCCTGAACCGTGGTGGCCACGACCACACCTTTGCCCGCAGCCAGTCCGTCGGCCTTGATGACAATCGGTGCGCCTTGCTCATCAATGTACGCATGCGCCTTGACCGGATCGGTGAAGGTTTCGTAGGCCGCAGTCGGGATGCCATGGCGCAGCATGAACTGCTTCGCAAAATCCTTGGAGCTTTCCAGTTGAGCTGCTGCCCGCGTTGGCCCGAAGATGGGCAGTCCGGCGGCTTCGAATGCATCGACCACACCCGCAGCGAGCGGGGCCTCTGGGCCAACCACGGTCAGTCCCACGTTCTCGCGGCGAGCCAGTTCAACCAGTTCCTGCGGTGTGTGGGCATCAACGTTGGTTACGTTGTCCATGGTGGCTGTCCCGCCATTGCCAGGGGCAACCAGAACATGGGAAACGCGGGGAGACTTTAGCAAGCGCCAGGTGAGCGCGTGCTCGCGGCCTCCCGAACCGATGACAAGCAGTTTCATAAACTAAAGTTATTCCTCGTTGGGCATGACTGCATTGGTGTATACCTCTTGAACATCATCAAGAGACTCAAGTGCATCCAGCAGTTTCTGCATTTTGATCGCGTCATCGCCCTCAAGCGTGACTTCGTTTTCTGGCTTCATGATGACATCGGCCATCTCGGGCGTCAGATCATTGGCTTCGAATGCCTGCTTGACCGCAGTGTAGGCGCCGGGCTCGCAGATGACCTCGACCATGCCTTCATCGTCGGTCACGACATCGTCCGCACCCGATTCAAGCGCCACTTCCATCACAGCGTCTTCGGACGTGCCAGGCGCAAAAAAGAACTGGCCGCAGTGTTTGAACATGTACGCCACGCAACCGTCCTGGCCAAGATTGCCGCCATTCTTGGTGAACGCGTGGCGAACATCGGCAACAGTCCGGGTCCGGTTGTCAGTCATGCAGTCGACAATGACCGCCGCACCGCCCACACCGTATCCTTCGTAACGGATCTCGTCGTAGTTGTCACTGTCTGCGCCACCCGCACCGCGCTGGATGGCGCGCTGAATATTATCTTTGGGCATGTTGGCCGCGGTGGCCTTGTCCCAGGCCATGCGCAGCCGCGGGTTTGTTTCAGGATCTGCGCCGCCGGCTCTGGCTGCGACCGTGACCTCACGTATGATCTTGGTCCAGAGTTTGCCGCGTTTGGCGTCCTGGCGTCCCTTGCGATGCTGGATGTTGGCCCACTTGCTATGACCCGCCATATGTGTATTCGTCTGTTTTGATGAAACCCCCATTCTAGCGCGACAAGCCCACTGATTGCTTGGGCCGTTTCGGGTCTTGAAGAATCGAGTCGACTCGAACTTTTCCTGGTCATCGGGTTACGCACCAGTGTTCAATTCGTGCGCCATGCGATATCTTGGCGTTCTGTACAGAAATTACGTCACGATGGCGTCCTGGCCGGGTTTCCGGCAAGTGCAGGTCAACATCAATCTGGAGCACGCATGTCTACACTTACCAAAGCAATCCGCATCGAACAGAACGGTGGACCCGAGGTCCTCACGATGATGGAAATCGAGGTTCCGGCCCCCGCGGACAACGAGATCACCATCAAGCAGCACGCAGCTGGTCTGAACTTTATTGATATCTATTTCAGAACCGGTCTCTACAAGTCTCCTTTGCCGCACGGGCTGG
This sequence is a window from Orrella marina. Protein-coding genes within it:
- a CDS encoding TAXI family TRAP transporter solute-binding subunit gives rise to the protein MLTSTGKVQLGIAHAQMALRAQKGLDPFPKPLGDIRAIAMIDPQAAVQILATRRSGITSLEQIKANKMPVRVSLNQKGTLMAITGEAVLQAYGISVQDIETWGGRVTYGSYSTGLEQVKNGQTDLIINMLAFPSSHINNAARDTEFRMLGLDQATIVKLNEELGTQSITIPANTYDFEPDAIETIRGSVIVIASTEMSDQEAGDIVRAMLANFDFLQTAHATLSRLTPRALTETAPIALHPGAKAAYEAAGLLK
- a CDS encoding FRG domain-containing protein; the encoded protein is MKTIEVFSWRQFLEETSKLDQWAFRGQSKSGLPLYSSLSRRLMLLGSPADDWSIREKRAIRVFKRKAHVHISDHSILYNTLRCLAMMQHHGAATRLLDFTKSPFVAAFFALHSANSDAAVYGLNTPALWYLSPPGMPELNRTKINPRANDNLEKYFLSNEYPLIWFGEPDEMDSRLVAQSGLFVIPGQLHLSIEHLLQGYQASHDINQRNNPTRVAEAQDSLLVQLILKQEMRQESIRELYRMNITHASLWPDLDGLARSMNQELEIIWQPLLQEAVQQSRRQS
- a CDS encoding Maf family protein; protein product: MWILNAPQLLLASASPRRLDLLRQLHIPVDRLILPQQADDEPRLTDEPVIDYVMRTSADKNLRAQEHVAKNMPMLEDMPILSGDTTVAIDQTILGKPQDDKDAREILHRLSGQTHDVFSAVTVFWKGQSRHALSHSRVTFTELSEMQIRAYVASGEAHGKAGAYGIQGSAAGFVSRIEGSYTGIVGLPLFETTQTLHMMGLLRVPDQD
- the rlmH gene encoding 23S rRNA (pseudouridine(1915)-N(3))-methyltransferase RlmH produces the protein MKILVLAVSQKTPEWVRLAWQTYTKRLPSEWNLELREVKPAPRQLGKTAQQNMALEAERLGAALKGRNCIKVALDEHGKALTTQALHDLVERFQLQAPEIAFIIGGPDGLDATFKQSCDVKVQLSAMTLPHAMVKVLLIEQIYRVASIATNHPYHRE
- the rsfS gene encoding ribosome silencing factor, yielding MDIRKLQRAVVDALEDVKAQNIKVFNTTEQTSLFDRVVIASGTSNRQTRALASSVEDKARELGVKVIAREGDDTGEWVLVDLGDIVVHIMQPVIREYYNLEEIWGARPVRMKLGADAPKATAATATKASATSTKASTSASTTSTRARKVKSTVK
- the nadD gene encoding nicotinate-nucleotide adenylyltransferase, yielding MRIGLLGGSFDPIHKAHIALALAALHNRHLDEVQLIPAGQPWQKPSLHATPQQRAEMIEIAINGIAALSMNRMELERSGATYTIDTLENLSPKHTYYWILGSDQLANFCSWHRWSDVAQRVTLLVAARPGVSPEIPAPLAQQIEQGRACVEFLPFEPMDVSANDLRQRIASGESFDELVDPAVAHYIKQHKLYEKSGQE
- the hemF gene encoding oxygen-dependent coproporphyrinogen oxidase, whose amino-acid sequence is MKVDVPAVHQYFLGLQNRIVSALEAADGSAFRTDQWIRPEGGGGISRLTENATLFERAGVLFSHVMGDQLPASATAHRPMVAGRRWEAMGVSMVLHPENPFVPTTHMNVRMFVAYAAPGTTDRDIFWFGGGMDLTPYYVFEEDVQHFHRSCKEALDAHDPILYPAYKRWCDEYFYLKHRDETRGVGGVFFDDLNEPGFEKSFAITRSVGDAFLHAYLPIVVKRRDFPYGEREREFQLYRRGRYVEFNLVFDRGTLFGLQSGGRTESILLSMPPVANWRYDWHAEPGSPEAKLYDYLKPRDWF
- the purD gene encoding phosphoribosylamine--glycine ligase, coding for MKLLVIGSGGREHALTWRLLKSPRVSHVLVAPGNGGTATMDNVTNVDAHTPQELVELARRENVGLTVVGPEAPLAAGVVDAFEAAGLPIFGPTRAAAQLESSKDFAKQFMLRHGIPTAAYETFTDPVKAHAYIDEQGAPIVIKADGLAAGKGVVVATTVQEAHDAVQAMLGDSSLGQAGARVVIEACLTGEEASFIVMADGKHILPLASSQDHKRLLDGDQGPNTGGMGAYSPAPVVSPVLHERIMKEVIEPTIAGMAADGISYRGFLYAGVMIGDGDDETRPIGVLEFNCRMGDPETQPIMMRLQSDLLDAVQAAVAGTLDQISLQWDPRTALGVVMASAGYPGKVRTGDVIHGLREVMDARDEMVVFHAGTALVDGNVQTSSGRVLCVTALGDSVQAARERAYTALERISFEGAQYRKDIAWRAIKR
- a CDS encoding YebC/PmpR family DNA-binding transcriptional regulator; its protein translation is MAGHSKWANIQHRKGRQDAKRGKLWTKIIREVTVAARAGGADPETNPRLRMAWDKATAANMPKDNIQRAIQRGAGGADSDNYDEIRYEGYGVGGAAVIVDCMTDNRTRTVADVRHAFTKNGGNLGQDGCVAYMFKHCGQFFFAPGTSEDAVMEVALESGADDVVTDDEGMVEVICEPGAYTAVKQAFEANDLTPEMADVIMKPENEVTLEGDDAIKMQKLLDALESLDDVQEVYTNAVMPNEE